The window ttgtctgacaccatacatcaggatattgtgtacacacgagtggtgagagatttgatgcaggacctgctcagggaaattggttctactctggacagcctggttgaaggtcgcattcctgcgtatttggtaccaatggatctgctcaaagatgttttgactgctgctactccctccactgtacacacttcacaaatccacctagcgtacagcctaggcagtgcaattcccattcacgttgatgcagaaaaattagaactcggtttcctgttaaatgttcccataattgagacacctcacatctataggcttaagtccatgctaaacgttggtttttggaaaaacggtaaacatttccaccttaaaactccgagcttccttgcttaccaagatgctgatagcaaactctatctaactcctaacttagatttatgcacaaaaaccaaagatattcactgggtgtgtcttggtaacccatttgtccgagacgttgccaattatcaatgcggcctcaggagcgatgcgcccctgcagaattgccaagctacggtcacgttaaaagatgttgacatggataccagagtggaacgtgcaggtgacagatggcttatcagcaccccagtagactcggcccttgtaacttatgaccagcataacgttgccactgagttacaactgccgaaccaaacctttttcctctcagttccgccaggtgcaattgtacacctggaaaacctggcactccatcacctcaacctcgaacagcatgattcggagattgagatcatggacgctttccagggttataactttaccatcgatttagaaattgaccaacaattactgattgaaggaaccaaacttgttaagttcacacaaaccccgcgtgaacttattttgacgcccatgaatagatacccaagacgctacattgacacagattataccaccttaatctgcacattggtcgccctggggatgggatggctcatcacggccgtgatagcttattccgcctacaggcgtgttaagaaactccaagataagatgcacttgctcacctacggtgtgcctcgtgaccgcgttcggggagaatccaagcgtgaatgtaccacacctgtctaaagggggtgagcaacattttctttattattttgtaaccctaagagtagttctcactttagtctacctcacatttttatctgagtgttgcattatgtcacattctttataagctacacactgaatgtatgacctaagaatgtattttatgagacctcaaggttgctatgaattttcttggatgttatatgttacatgtttttttttggggggttttctgtatttttgtttcttacttggtcacatattgactagtggttatgtgccggcccagctcagtctgtcaatgactctgtctgacacaccagcacattgtagtacctcttagttttatggtccttgttttagccaaagactgtcctgatccaccctttggaccaaaaaggggggaatcttgggaccacataggtcaatgcgcgtttgcgaactatggacctcgtacatcaccgcgtgctccataaactgaactgtatggccggcggtgagatgcctttgtgtccactcgtggagttaaccgcccaccgaccttcctccttctacactactacctctcgcatggacgacatcatcattgcgtaccacctgcgtgagtggcttcttctcgttatgcgcgttggggactatcccgtttcctatcctctttgtgcctgacaaagacaaagaccaaaggcgccaggatccaagacaaagaccaaagacaaaggcgtccaaggagaccaacgtcctaagggacaaacccacctgtgcttccgacaatcaagtcgacctacgttcatgaggaacaaacccatctgtgcttccgacgatcgagctttgggcgcgatccccgaaaccaaaaggggatatgttgagggtctgacctcatgaggaaattactatgcagtgattttctccaaaatgactgtgcttaaattgctctgaaaagcaaataatcacatcagcgccaagaaacttcatttcccatgatgctttgcacacggaagcattgggtgatgtcaccgcctagtaccagaaacacgttctgcgcatgtgcgggaagccgtggagcttttcccgcgaactaagaccataaatcttcagcagagacaaagaaaccttgttcttttgcccaggatacctggcggtaaggacacgcttgtcaacgctccgtcaacttgagcacgcggaagctctaagtgccaagttgagcccacgcaaccgctggaaaccactcttaactccatcgggacctgactgggaacgagcggagctccattcagctctcagagacgctgtaagttgtcgaactcagcacaaaagaaacttcgttctctttatgtccagccgtggagaaacactcgtggagccaaacaacggagaaagcattaaaccgacggatgacgctgaaaactgcggagaaaacggagaaccgtcaaatcataacagcggggacgccttgctgctttggtgatcagaaaactcatttttttctctctccttttcttctcccgtttcctctatagtccagaataagcaataaaaccgcgctattgcttaaaaagtagcttcgtgttttcctctttcgctcccaattcgtccttcgggtcattttgaaagaataaactgcttattgatcatcgctaatatctttagtcgtcagctctggccaggctgccgactccttttagattaaataatttacaagtgacccttttgttgtttgttaacttttgaagtgtttgagttaagttttactgtgattctaagccactaagtgttcgggaaagtagaaaactttacacatccaggtctcctgttgaatgcgaggggaggggcagagccccacacacactcacagctcactttcccccacctactctggggaaacaaagacccattcatctctcacacacacacacacacacacacacactcactcacacacaccacacaaacaccttgaacattattttgaatatacatccttttattatatcacatggttattattcatttatgccactgtttattcatttgacaaattgttaattaaacgttataaaattcagattttcgtctccagtagctttgttgtgtcgaagagaagtctctgctccaaggattctacgaacttcaagaaagactgataagagttttggattcaatttttccccggtaaaaggggaatggtgccccgtatatctaagaatatcttaattaattaataaatcagtaaatattcccatatttacagaatttattgaagaatccaaaagtaagttgaagcttactaattgttcgctcctaataaccccaacagaggAAACCTTATCAGAAAAGAAATCAAGAAACTGATCCGGGAGATTTGGTGCAATGACTGAAGAGTTGGACTCACAACGAACAAGAACTGAATTAATAGTTTTATAAAGAACTTTTTGATTGGACCGGTTTGCAGAAATAATTTTAGAAAAATAATGGCTTCTGGCATGCATAACTGCTTGTTGATATTTGGACCAAAGGTCCTGCAAGAtctgatatgtaatctggaggtgGTCTTTTTTCCATTTGCGCTCAGCCTGTCTACAAAGTTTTCTCAAACTTCGAGTATGAGAGTTGAGCCAAGGATCAGATTTATGTTTGGAGTGAGCAGGTTTCAGAGGAGCAACAGAATTTAAAACTGTAAGgcatttatcattaaaaaaaagcgATCTGATCATCCAGACTAAGCTGACTAGGCAGATCAGACACAGAAAAAGCACTAACAAAAGAGCCTGCTGTTTCAGAGTTAATGATGCGCCGTCACGAACATGACAGACAAAGTGAATGATTGttaacaggaaaaaaaaaatatCAAAAGAAATAAGCATAGCACAAGGTCGAGCGTATGTGAGTGTACATGAGTTGGAGCATTTACAGACTGGGTCAAACCAAAAGCATCAGTTAGACTAATAAAATCTGTGACAAATGGATTTTCCAGACAGCAGATgtgaatattaaagtctccaagAATGAGAACACGTTAATATCGAGTGAAAATCTCAGCTAAGACAGCAGAGAAATCAGTTATGAAGTTCTTATcgtatctgggggggggggggggggggggtaaattaacacacagaggagggggggggggggattgccaGTTCAAAAGCACTCAGTTCAAAGGAGGTAATTCAGTGGAAGGAGAAAAAGGGTTAGAGGTCAATGAAGATTTAAAAATAGTTAAAAGGCCTCCTCCATGGCCGCATTGTCTTGGAGTGTTTATGAATGAGCATGCAGGGGGGAGAGCCTCCGCTAGAACAGCTGACTCACCCGGGGCGATCCAGGATTCCACGACGCAGAGAAAGTCAGACTGCAGACTGCCGATGACGTAGGCACTAGGAGAAGGTTTGCTGGGCAGATTCCATGATGGCGCAGCACCATTGGCACAGAGCGGATCTGTGGGCCCGCCAGATCCCCGGGCAACTCCAATGGGATCAGACATGGAACTGCCGGATCCAGGGAACGCCAAGAGGAACACAGACTGGGCCCCACACCGACAGAAATCCTGAAGGAGGCAGGTGAGCGGGCCAGAAGACCTCTAAGCATCACCAGTCGCCCGGCTTGACAGCCGCGACGGCGACGCTTCCAACCACGGAAGCGACAGGGCATCCGGCACAGGTAAAGAGGAGGTCCAGGGAGCAGCGGGCAAGAGGTATGATGCAAATCCTTCACGGCAGGTGGAGAAAGGCACATTGCCAACCGTATATCCAAAAGAGTGGAGCGATCATACTTAATGATTGCAATTATCGGGGAAAGAAAGTTCAGAAATATCAATAAAAACAATAGGAGACTGCGAGGTGGATGGCCGGCCAAAAACACTGGCGCCATCTTGCCACACCCTCCACAATTGCCAGATTACAAATGCCAATGCTGCAGTGTTGACTCTGTGCAGCAAACACGCGGGCTCAcggattgtaaaaaaaaaaaaaaagactatgtccctctttagcttttttgaaaagagaaaatatttttttgtgtgtcctgtctggctgtgaagcaagcagaaattatgtctgaatgctggtgacaagcattatagatttactctcaggtggagcatcaaagtgtctgcttttaatgtcacgcctgataattaaaactttattgttattgttttttggatgctttttaaagatcagacatggagacagaggtgaaagagaaaggaagagacaaaaaagaaaaggtggtggtggtgggggggggggggttccacaaaaataaaaaccATCAATGATgaccaagagtctgcttctaagcctgcagaaagagaaaaataaaaaagggacacacaacaatacaacaagagcaagctctcactgaatcaacctgatgaggaaatgacacacaataataaatcacagtgcatttagtgccaaccacagccttaagacatatgttgaaaatgcccaagtccatacttatgagagtaccatgtgagcacctgtgtgcgttcacgcgcttgtatatgtaaggtttctctataggagcgtccaatagagagtgtgaggggccgcagatctgccccccaaagatgtgtgggagatggagggagctccaagccagagagatccaggagctgccccagagcgcagggatccCAGGTAGACTgttaccagaaaagccccagccccctctcaagaggcgcagaggatcgcccaagatggccacaaccagcagctggcagagtcccgggagaaatctgcggcaagcccacaggcccgcccacccactcatgctcctcatacacaccctatttactctggtctcagtactgctgcacaaagcgaACAACATCACCGGTTCCTCGAgttagcccctttctgctggggtgatgatgagtaggaaggagaaaatctgacaagccgccagccagctgagaaggacACCTCTTTCTatttaaccttccttccaacatcatTGACACATTGcactgttttattattatttcattgtaaaattcttacatattgtgcAAATATATTCCTTCACAATACCTAACAGTCTTGCATGAATTTACAAGACCTTTCATTATTGCTTTACTCACTTATCTTGGAATCACCTGGACCCTGAAAATATCAATTTAGCTTCCTATGAAAGAGTACACATGAATATGACCTCTAAATTATGTACATCTGTGCAGAAGAGAGGACTTGCACAAATTAAGGCTTCACTTGTGTAATTTTGGGGGTCACACTACAACATAACTAGGATTGTACTCACCATGTTTTTCTCGGCATCTTTGTGAATGTAATCTAATCGATAATGTGAATTATATTTGTTATTGTATATGTTTAAGTGGATTGAGTATAAAAACCATCGCTAATTTAAATCAACAAGATGTAAAATTGGTAGTAAAGTGCATAGCATAGATATCAGAATTATCAACACTgcagatttttttaacaattttttttttttgttttaatccaTTTCTGTCTGTGTAGTTACC is drawn from Nothobranchius furzeri strain GRZ-AD chromosome 4, NfurGRZ-RIMD1, whole genome shotgun sequence and contains these coding sequences:
- the LOC107373297 gene encoding uncharacterized protein — translated: MEFLWIFCILFGSTAATPSAIIKPGPPTGMVLQDNPGLLITHCRIHTQRIVVRLDPWDVYHKHVIPAPPPHKSIIGTVQHAKRTTAYMLAQLQKFIVTEDDLGENNRPKRFLGGLIAAVSAVGSLFSVGLSAANTISLKTVQRHIAELQDEMPEIQGNLLLLDRKQEALTKTLQGTLVTVNLHSALINESLRAIKTLSDTIHQDIVYTRVVRDLMQDLLREIGSTLDSLVEGRIPAYLVPMDLLKDVLTAATPSTVHTSQIHLAYSLGSAIPIHVDAEKLELGFLLNVPIIETPHIYRLKSMLNVGFWKNGKHFHLKTPSFLAYQDADSKLYLTPNLDLCTKTKDIHWVCLGNPFVRDVANYQCGLRSDAPLQNCQATVTLKDVDMDTRVERAGDRWLISTPVDSALVTYDQHNVATELQLPNQTFFLSVPPGAIVHLENLALHHLNLEQHDSEIEIMDAFQGYNFTIDLEIDQQLLIEGTKLVKFTQTPRELILTPMNRYPRRYIDTDYTTLICTLVALGMGWLITAVIAYSAYRRVKKLQDKMHLLTYGVPRDRVRGESKRECTTPV